In Aequorivita sp. H23M31, a single window of DNA contains:
- a CDS encoding DUF4286 family protein — protein sequence MYIYNVTINIDESVHDRWLAWMVKEHIPAMLATGKFMKALMTRVVIEEEMGGKTYSVQYTTDSKETLQKYYAEDADGLRSQSKPFEGKFVAFRTELEVIGEAHNELFNPTPTFPKGGSNTSDK from the coding sequence ATGTATATCTACAACGTAACCATAAACATAGACGAATCTGTTCACGACCGTTGGTTGGCTTGGATGGTAAAAGAGCATATTCCTGCCATGTTGGCTACCGGAAAATTCATGAAAGCCTTGATGACGAGGGTTGTGATTGAAGAAGAGATGGGAGGTAAAACCTATTCTGTTCAATATACAACCGATAGCAAAGAAACGCTTCAGAAATATTATGCAGAAGATGCAGATGGACTTAGGAGTCAGAGCAAACCATTTGAAGGGAAGTTTGTAGCCTTTAGAACTGAACTGGAAGTTATCGGCGAGGCGCATAATGAACTTTTCAATCCCACCCCGACTTTCCCAAAGGGAGGGAGTAATACTTCAGATAAATGA
- a CDS encoding tetratricopeptide repeat protein has product MRIFFTLFLLLSVATGFSQSDALAKNYFEQGEFEKALHVFEKLSIQNPYRLDYFMGWVKSNQQLENFSEAERLLKEKLTGSRNFPQLYVELGHNYSLQNKTDLAKESYDRALEEIETNPNFGYNIGNAFEQYSLLDEAIAAYSRAMQLNGKMDFSMQLAQIYGEQGKFEKMFESYLDIVEKNRGFKSTAQRYFSLYITEDPNNEANSILRKTLLRRSQENPETLYNELLSWLFIQQKEYKKAFTQEKAIYKRMDEDLNNIFDLASIVINDEDYVTGREIVNFIIENSSTVQNRLRANQILMKMEVETASPKQNAEIEKKFETLLSEFGSGQETYELQIDYNHFLAFKNNKKDLAIANLKALAKTKLTSYQEARVKMELADILVFDEKFNAALIYYSQIQKKVQSDVLAQEARFKVAQTSYFKGDFEWAQVQLDVLKKSTSQLMANDAMELSLLIRDNSLEDSTQTALKKYARADLLAFQERNTEAISALDDILTNHKGESIEDEAWLKQGEIYEMMGEYSKAVDNYLKIIEFYNDDILADDAQYRLARLYETKLDQPDKAKEHYEQIIFNHADSIYFVDARKRFRMLRGDAIN; this is encoded by the coding sequence ATGCGCATATTTTTTACACTTTTCTTATTATTGAGCGTGGCCACGGGCTTTTCGCAGAGTGATGCCTTGGCCAAAAATTATTTTGAACAAGGGGAGTTCGAAAAGGCTCTTCATGTATTTGAAAAGCTAAGCATACAAAACCCTTATCGCCTTGATTATTTTATGGGCTGGGTAAAGAGTAATCAACAACTCGAGAATTTTTCTGAAGCTGAACGGCTGCTAAAAGAAAAGTTAACCGGATCTAGAAATTTCCCCCAATTATATGTGGAACTTGGACATAACTACTCTTTACAGAACAAAACGGATCTTGCAAAAGAAAGTTACGATCGGGCTTTGGAGGAAATAGAGACCAACCCCAATTTTGGATATAATATTGGAAATGCATTTGAACAATATAGTCTCTTGGATGAAGCTATAGCGGCATATTCAAGAGCCATGCAATTAAACGGCAAAATGGATTTCAGTATGCAGCTTGCACAGATTTATGGAGAGCAGGGCAAATTTGAGAAAATGTTCGAGAGTTATCTCGATATTGTTGAGAAAAACCGAGGATTTAAAAGTACGGCCCAACGATATTTTAGTCTTTATATCACGGAAGACCCTAATAACGAAGCCAATTCCATTCTTAGAAAAACATTATTGCGTCGCTCACAAGAAAATCCGGAAACTCTTTATAATGAATTGCTTAGCTGGCTTTTTATCCAACAGAAGGAATACAAAAAAGCATTTACACAGGAAAAAGCAATTTATAAGCGGATGGATGAGGATCTAAACAATATTTTCGATTTGGCCTCCATCGTGATCAATGACGAAGACTATGTTACGGGAAGGGAAATTGTGAATTTTATTATTGAAAATTCTTCTACCGTACAGAATAGATTAAGGGCGAATCAAATCCTGATGAAGATGGAAGTTGAAACCGCTTCCCCTAAACAAAATGCAGAGATAGAGAAAAAATTTGAAACACTTCTAAGCGAATTCGGAAGCGGGCAAGAGACCTATGAACTTCAAATAGACTACAATCATTTTCTTGCTTTCAAAAACAACAAAAAGGACTTGGCAATTGCCAATCTAAAAGCCTTGGCAAAAACAAAACTGACAAGTTATCAAGAGGCTCGGGTTAAAATGGAACTAGCGGATATTTTGGTTTTCGACGAAAAATTTAACGCGGCTCTTATTTATTATTCCCAGATTCAAAAAAAAGTACAGAGTGATGTCCTAGCTCAGGAGGCGAGATTCAAAGTTGCACAGACCAGCTATTTCAAAGGAGATTTTGAATGGGCGCAGGTGCAGTTGGATGTCTTAAAGAAATCTACATCCCAATTAATGGCAAATGACGCCATGGAACTCAGTTTGCTCATTAGGGATAACAGTCTGGAAGATTCTACCCAAACGGCATTAAAAAAATATGCCCGTGCCGACCTACTCGCTTTCCAAGAACGGAATACAGAGGCTATTTCGGCATTAGATGACATACTTACCAACCACAAAGGAGAATCCATTGAAGATGAAGCTTGGCTTAAACAAGGGGAAATCTATGAGATGATGGGTGAATATTCCAAAGCTGTGGACAATTATTTAAAAATCATTGAGTTTTACAATGATGATATTTTGGCAGATGACGCCCAGTATCGATTAGCCCGACTATATGAAACCAAATTGGATCAGCCAGATAAGGCTAAAGAGCATTATGAGCAAATTATTTTTAATCACGCCGACAGTATTTATTTTGTTGATGCACGAAAACGGTTTAGAATGCTGAGAGGGGATGCTATTAATTGA
- a CDS encoding S41 family peptidase has translation MGRQNSKSISNLKKYLPLWVGLALAFGVLIGSKLNFNDTTQKIFATNSKKDKLNRLIDYIDYEYVDNVNTDSIVDVTVNGILENLDPHSVYIPKSEYAHNADDMRGAFIGIGVSFYIYKDTIAVIRPITGGPAEKAGIRAGDRIIYADGKKLFGELIERDSITNYLKGANNSKVALQIYRPSEHKKIDLKLRRKQVPLISVDASYKLTDDLGYIKINRFSETTYNEFKSALDALKDQGITKLVLDLRNNPGGYISTAERVVDEFLENNKLVLITKNKSGEINKTYATRRGDFEHGKLYVLINENSASASEIVAGALQDNDKGTIIGRRSFGKGLVQREMSLGDGSAVRLTVARYYTPTGRSIQRPYDKGTDTYYKDYEKRYRNGELIHADSIKVADSLKYVTPKGKVVYGGGGIIPDVFVPKDTSMENETIQYVSRSGFMSYFIFEYLDKNRLFFEGMNFEDFRTQFDVDDKLAGEFLEYAKFDEAHIDLSNYKEELKRTIKANIAQQLYGPNEAEIILNEKDPMILKVLELEDEGHLDDN, from the coding sequence ATGGGGAGACAGAATTCAAAATCTATTAGCAACCTAAAAAAGTACTTACCATTATGGGTTGGATTGGCACTTGCATTTGGAGTCCTGATTGGATCCAAACTAAATTTCAACGATACCACCCAAAAAATCTTTGCCACCAATTCAAAAAAGGACAAGCTCAACAGACTCATAGACTACATCGATTATGAATATGTTGATAACGTTAACACGGATAGCATTGTTGATGTAACCGTCAATGGAATCCTCGAAAATCTCGATCCCCATTCAGTCTATATTCCAAAAAGTGAATATGCGCATAACGCCGACGATATGCGCGGGGCATTTATTGGAATAGGAGTAAGTTTTTATATTTATAAGGATACTATTGCTGTAATCCGTCCAATAACAGGAGGACCCGCTGAAAAAGCTGGGATTAGGGCAGGCGACCGGATTATATATGCGGATGGCAAAAAGCTTTTTGGAGAATTGATTGAGCGCGATAGTATTACCAATTATCTAAAGGGAGCCAACAATAGTAAAGTTGCATTACAGATTTACAGACCAAGTGAGCATAAAAAAATAGATTTGAAACTTCGGCGAAAGCAGGTCCCATTAATTAGCGTAGATGCGAGTTATAAGCTGACGGATGACCTGGGGTATATAAAAATAAACCGATTTTCAGAAACTACTTACAATGAATTTAAGAGTGCTCTCGATGCTTTAAAAGATCAGGGAATTACCAAATTGGTATTAGATCTTCGCAACAATCCAGGAGGTTATATTTCCACAGCGGAGAGAGTTGTGGATGAGTTTTTGGAAAACAACAAGTTGGTACTAATAACCAAAAATAAAAGTGGTGAAATAAACAAAACCTACGCTACGCGTCGTGGGGATTTTGAGCATGGCAAACTATATGTTCTCATTAATGAGAATTCAGCTTCTGCCAGTGAAATTGTGGCTGGCGCACTTCAGGATAATGATAAAGGAACTATAATCGGCAGAAGATCTTTTGGTAAAGGCTTGGTCCAGCGTGAAATGTCTTTGGGCGACGGCAGTGCGGTACGTCTTACTGTGGCCCGATATTATACTCCTACGGGGCGATCCATTCAGCGACCTTATGACAAGGGAACAGACACTTATTATAAGGATTATGAAAAGCGTTACCGAAATGGAGAGTTGATTCACGCCGATAGTATTAAGGTAGCCGACTCCCTGAAATATGTTACTCCAAAAGGAAAAGTAGTTTATGGAGGCGGGGGAATTATACCAGATGTCTTCGTTCCCAAAGATACAAGCATGGAGAATGAAACAATTCAGTACGTATCACGAAGCGGATTTATGAGTTATTTTATTTTTGAATATCTCGACAAAAATCGACTCTTTTTTGAAGGAATGAACTTTGAGGATTTCCGAACCCAATTCGATGTAGATGATAAACTTGCTGGGGAATTTCTTGAATACGCCAAGTTTGATGAAGCGCATATTGATCTTTCGAATTATAAGGAAGAACTTAAGAGGACCATTAAGGCAAACATTGCCCAACAACTTTACGGTCCCAATGAAGCAGAAATAATATTGAACGAAAAAGATCCTATGATCCTAAAGGTTCTTGAGCTAGAAGATGAAGGGCATTTGGATGATAACTAG
- the mgtE gene encoding magnesium transporter — MIRFQLTNEFIEQVEKLIEDRNDEALTTLLQEYHFADIAELLGELDSDEATYIVKLLDSEVTSEILIELDDELREQILDNLTPSEIAFELNEMDTDDAADIIAELDDHIQKQVIDQIEDPSHAADIVDLLRYDEDTAGGLMAKELVRVKETWTVAGCVREMRRQAENVTRVHSIYVTDKAGKLKGRLSLKDLLTAHERTHISEIYIPKVDYVNVHTEANEVARVMQKYDLEAIPVVDDNGILVGRITIDDIVDYIKEEAERDYQLAAGISQDVEADDGLFKQTKARLPWLLIGMMGGLGAATIISNFEIILNDFPKLLIFVPLIQATAGNVGVQSSAIIVQGLANDTLKGKLFARIIRETTVALVNGISIAIIVLLISHFVFYTSYLESLSIGIAIITVIIIAAIVGNLIPLFLYKKGIDPAVATGPFITTSNDVFGIFTYFLIAKLILGF; from the coding sequence ATGATACGATTTCAACTGACCAATGAATTTATAGAGCAAGTTGAAAAACTGATTGAAGATAGGAATGATGAGGCATTAACTACTTTACTTCAGGAATATCACTTCGCCGATATTGCCGAGCTCTTGGGAGAATTGGATTCAGATGAAGCTACCTATATCGTTAAGTTGCTCGATAGTGAGGTAACCAGTGAAATATTGATTGAGCTGGACGATGAACTGCGCGAGCAGATTCTGGACAATCTTACTCCTTCTGAAATAGCCTTCGAGTTGAATGAAATGGACACCGATGATGCCGCTGATATTATTGCGGAACTCGATGACCATATCCAAAAGCAGGTAATAGACCAGATTGAGGATCCCTCGCATGCGGCGGATATTGTAGATCTTTTGCGGTACGATGAGGATACTGCAGGAGGTCTGATGGCAAAGGAGTTGGTGCGCGTCAAGGAAACCTGGACCGTTGCCGGTTGTGTCCGTGAAATGCGTCGGCAGGCCGAGAACGTAACCCGAGTCCATTCCATCTATGTAACCGATAAGGCAGGAAAACTAAAGGGCAGACTTTCCTTAAAGGATTTACTTACTGCTCACGAACGCACCCATATAAGCGAAATTTATATACCCAAGGTAGATTACGTGAATGTCCATACGGAAGCCAATGAAGTTGCCAGGGTGATGCAGAAGTACGATTTGGAAGCCATTCCGGTTGTTGATGATAATGGGATTTTGGTGGGAAGGATTACTATTGATGATATTGTAGATTATATAAAAGAAGAGGCCGAAAGAGATTATCAGCTTGCCGCAGGTATTAGTCAGGATGTAGAGGCAGATGATGGACTTTTTAAGCAGACAAAGGCGCGCCTGCCCTGGTTACTAATCGGGATGATGGGAGGTTTAGGCGCTGCAACAATTATCTCAAATTTTGAAATTATCCTTAACGATTTTCCCAAGCTGCTTATTTTCGTTCCTTTAATTCAGGCGACTGCCGGAAATGTGGGCGTACAATCTAGCGCTATCATTGTGCAAGGCTTGGCGAATGATACATTAAAGGGAAAACTATTTGCAAGGATAATCAGAGAAACTACCGTAGCATTGGTAAATGGGATTTCGATAGCCATTATAGTTTTATTGATCAGCCATTTCGTTTTTTATACCAGTTATTTAGAATCTTTAAGTATCGGGATTGCCATTATCACCGTAATAATTATTGCAGCAATTGTTGGTAATTTAATTCCGCTGTTTCTTTATAAAAAGGGGATCGATCCGGCGGTTGCCACAGGTCCGTTTATTACCACCAGTAATGACGTTTTCGGAATTTTTACCTATTTTCTAATCGCAAAATTGATACTGGGATTTTGA
- a CDS encoding GLUG motif-containing protein produces MKKLNLFLVFALLVFGANAQVFPTTSWSDVASTSWYNSAQTEFTISTAEDLAGVAQLVANGTTFAGKTLNIDANIDLDGNLWTPIGAYPALFSGNVNGNGNVISNLWINLPEADFAGLFGYAKNSTISDLQIQSANIIGFDSVGSLVANLFDNGSVQNCSAVDITVTGNNNVGGLVGGLVTNSSVSKSFAIGDITGSNQVGGLAGSGWDKVQITESYSEGTVSSTYAAGGLVGAYVFSFGETSTIDNCYSRSSVTAAEFRAGGLIGGADNALLVKNSYATGTVSAPEFAGAIIGLWGNISMENVYFDTESSGMTEGVGGFGGAPVTPDITPKTTSEMKTTEMAELLNAGQTDGPWSIDTSINDGYPALNVTLSTPSIQKELAIVVYPTIFDNEVSISAKTELTSYSIFSNTGARVSNGKLSGDSASISTSSLSTGLYFIRIATENGSTVKRIIKK; encoded by the coding sequence ATGAAAAAACTAAACTTATTCTTAGTATTTGCTTTGCTGGTATTTGGAGCCAATGCACAAGTTTTCCCCACAACTTCCTGGAGCGATGTTGCCAGCACAAGCTGGTACAACTCCGCTCAAACTGAATTTACAATTTCCACTGCAGAAGATTTGGCAGGTGTTGCGCAACTTGTTGCCAACGGAACTACTTTCGCCGGTAAAACACTTAACATTGATGCCAACATAGATCTCGATGGCAATTTATGGACACCAATCGGTGCTTATCCCGCTCTTTTTTCTGGAAATGTTAATGGAAATGGTAATGTAATCAGCAATTTATGGATCAACCTTCCGGAAGCGGATTTTGCGGGTCTTTTTGGATATGCAAAAAATTCCACCATTTCTGATTTACAAATACAAAGCGCAAATATCATTGGATTTGATAGCGTAGGATCTTTAGTGGCCAACCTTTTTGATAATGGATCTGTTCAAAATTGTAGTGCAGTTGATATTACCGTAACAGGAAACAATAATGTTGGAGGTTTGGTTGGTGGTTTAGTTACTAATTCCTCAGTCTCAAAAAGCTTTGCTATAGGCGACATTACAGGAAGCAATCAGGTCGGCGGTTTGGCAGGTTCGGGATGGGATAAGGTTCAAATTACGGAATCCTATTCTGAAGGTACCGTTTCCTCCACTTATGCGGCAGGAGGTCTTGTAGGAGCTTATGTTTTCTCTTTTGGTGAGACAAGTACCATTGATAATTGTTATTCCAGATCTTCTGTAACCGCTGCTGAGTTTAGAGCTGGTGGTTTGATTGGGGGAGCGGATAATGCGCTTCTGGTAAAAAATTCATATGCCACCGGAACAGTTTCGGCTCCAGAATTTGCCGGAGCTATTATTGGACTATGGGGAAATATCTCAATGGAAAATGTTTATTTCGATACTGAATCCTCTGGAATGACCGAAGGCGTAGGTGGGTTTGGAGGTGCTCCGGTAACTCCGGATATTACCCCAAAGACAACCTCAGAAATGAAAACCACAGAAATGGCTGAGCTATTAAATGCTGGACAAACAGATGGCCCCTGGAGCATAGATACGAGCATCAATGACGGCTACCCTGCATTGAATGTTACCCTTTCGACTCCTTCCATCCAAAAAGAACTTGCAATTGTGGTTTATCCTACAATTTTTGACAATGAGGTTTCGATTTCAGCCAAAACAGAATTAACATCCTATAGTATTTTTAGCAATACAGGCGCAAGAGTTTCAAATGGAAAATTATCTGGGGACAGTGCGAGTATTTCTACAAGCTCACTTTCAACCGGGCTTTACTTTATAAGAATAGCCACAGAAAATGGTTCCACCGTTAAAAGAATAATCAAGAAATAA
- a CDS encoding MarC family protein gives MNFDIKEIITATMVLFAVIDIVGSIPIIIGLREKAGSIHSGKASIIAGLVMIVFLFLGESILHLIGINVTEFAVAGALIIFFIALEMILGVTLFKEGENSPDMASIFPLVFPLLAGPGSLTTLISLRAEYPMENIIIAIILNVIIIYAVLKSSGRLQRFLGVNGIAVIKKIFGVILLAIAVKLFTSNIQGLF, from the coding sequence ATGAATTTTGATATAAAAGAAATAATTACGGCTACAATGGTACTTTTTGCCGTGATTGATATTGTAGGCAGTATTCCCATTATTATTGGATTAAGGGAAAAAGCTGGAAGCATACACTCGGGCAAGGCTTCCATTATCGCAGGACTCGTGATGATTGTCTTTCTCTTTTTGGGAGAAAGTATTCTTCACCTTATCGGCATCAACGTTACGGAATTTGCCGTGGCCGGTGCTCTGATTATTTTCTTTATAGCATTGGAAATGATTTTGGGCGTAACCTTGTTTAAGGAAGGCGAGAACAGTCCAGATATGGCTTCTATATTTCCTTTGGTATTTCCCTTGTTGGCAGGACCAGGTAGTTTGACAACCTTGATCTCGCTTCGGGCAGAATATCCCATGGAAAATATCATAATAGCCATTATTCTTAACGTCATTATTATTTATGCCGTCTTAAAATCTTCTGGAAGACTTCAAAGATTTTTAGGTGTAAACGGAATTGCGGTAATAAAGAAAATATTTGGTGTAATTTTGTTGGCAATTGCAGTAAAGTTATTTACTTCGAATATTCAGGGACTATTCTAA
- a CDS encoding DUF3109 family protein: MFQLGKTIVSEDIIEKDFVCNLNACKGACCIEGEAGAPVTADEVGILKEIYPKVKPFLRPEGVAAIEEQGTHIETEWGEMETPLVEGKECAYVTFTKDGIATCGIEDAYNAGAIDFQKPVSCHLYPVRVQEYSEFAAVNYHRWSICDPACALGKELQVPIYKFVKTALIRKFGENWYVELEKVAAQMQSS; the protein is encoded by the coding sequence ATGTTTCAGCTTGGAAAAACAATAGTCTCCGAAGATATAATCGAAAAGGATTTTGTGTGCAATCTTAACGCTTGCAAAGGTGCTTGCTGTATCGAGGGAGAAGCGGGCGCTCCGGTTACTGCTGATGAAGTTGGTATTCTTAAGGAAATCTATCCGAAAGTTAAGCCCTTTCTTCGACCTGAAGGGGTGGCGGCAATTGAAGAACAGGGAACGCACATTGAGACAGAATGGGGCGAAATGGAAACTCCACTAGTGGAAGGAAAGGAATGTGCCTACGTAACTTTTACCAAGGACGGAATCGCAACTTGTGGGATTGAGGATGCATATAATGCTGGGGCAATCGATTTTCAAAAACCTGTTTCCTGCCATTTATATCCAGTGCGAGTTCAGGAATATAGTGAGTTTGCTGCCGTAAACTATCATCGCTGGTCTATTTGCGATCCTGCTTGTGCCTTGGGCAAAGAACTTCAAGTTCCCATTTATAAGTTTGTAAAAACGGCTCTTATTCGAAAATTTGGTGAAAATTGGTATGTTGAGCTTGAAAAGGTGGCCGCTCAAATGCAATCCTCTTAA
- a CDS encoding T9SS type A sorting domain-containing protein has product MKNYTLITFIFLAFCLVAKAQTISFESSEGYVLGDINGQSNWETTSDDQGGNIQNQVITDEAASVGDYSFKIIKESAFSGQPQPLVGGFYNYPTPISNTEATFSADIYINSLQDANALTFLMGLVHFDTEGGKYRTYMNFHHQGYIEVFVTGGPTGIMVDYTGQTWQPQTWYNIRIETSGETVKFFLDNEEIYEGILVSDGPIHQVRFVHDNYDGFIYIDNFRTNNESLSVGNVVSNEITYFYDKNTKSLSLNSGDLPFSEATIFNTLGQEIVNKNLSNREESIDFSQLGDGIYIVKLNIGNQSKTVKVLKN; this is encoded by the coding sequence TTGAAAAATTATACTCTAATTACTTTTATTTTCTTGGCATTCTGCTTGGTTGCCAAGGCACAAACAATTTCATTTGAATCTTCAGAAGGTTATGTTCTAGGAGACATCAATGGACAAAGCAATTGGGAAACCACAAGTGATGACCAAGGCGGAAATATCCAGAATCAAGTGATTACTGATGAAGCTGCAAGTGTTGGTGATTATTCCTTTAAAATTATCAAGGAGTCTGCTTTTTCAGGACAACCACAACCTTTGGTAGGCGGCTTTTACAATTATCCAACACCCATTTCAAATACCGAAGCAACATTCTCTGCAGATATTTATATAAATAGTTTACAGGATGCTAACGCATTGACTTTTTTAATGGGCTTGGTCCATTTTGACACTGAGGGAGGGAAATATCGAACTTATATGAATTTTCATCATCAGGGATATATCGAAGTTTTTGTAACTGGTGGACCCACAGGAATCATGGTGGACTATACCGGCCAAACTTGGCAACCCCAAACTTGGTATAATATCAGGATCGAAACAAGTGGCGAAACGGTTAAATTTTTTCTCGATAACGAAGAAATCTACGAAGGAATTCTAGTTTCGGATGGTCCTATCCATCAGGTTCGTTTTGTACATGATAACTATGATGGCTTTATCTATATCGACAATTTTAGAACCAATAATGAATCACTCTCGGTAGGCAACGTTGTTTCTAACGAAATCACCTATTTCTATGATAAAAACACCAAATCACTCTCTTTAAACTCTGGAGATTTACCTTTTTCCGAGGCTACTATTTTTAATACTTTGGGACAAGAAATTGTGAATAAGAATTTATCGAATCGTGAAGAATCTATCGATTTCTCACAATTAGGCGATGGAATTTATATTGTGAAATTGAATATTGGAAACCAATCCAAAACCGTAAAAGTTTTAAAGAATTAA
- the rsmA gene encoding 16S rRNA (adenine(1518)-N(6)/adenine(1519)-N(6))-dimethyltransferase RsmA, which produces MAQKNTKKDYNSSKSNNGEIRAKKHLGQHFLKDEIIAERIGDTLSLDGYTNVLEIGPGMGVLTKYLIKKEVNVIAMDLDSESIKYLKGNYPNENLEILEADFLKYDLSQIFGKEQFAITGNFPYNISTQIVFKMLENKERIPEFTGMFQKEVAQRICEKEGSKAYGILSLLTQAFYEAEYLFTVPPAVFNPPPKVDSGVIRLKRKADYSIPCDEKFFFRVVKTAFQQRRKTLRNSLKSFGLSNSIKEDIIFGKRPEQLSVSEFIALTQKLENDTISTDQ; this is translated from the coding sequence ATGGCACAAAAAAACACAAAGAAAGACTACAATTCTTCGAAATCCAATAACGGAGAAATACGTGCCAAAAAACATCTTGGGCAACATTTTCTTAAAGATGAAATTATTGCTGAAAGAATAGGCGATACTTTAAGTTTGGATGGCTATACTAATGTTTTGGAAATAGGACCGGGAATGGGCGTATTGACAAAATATCTTATTAAGAAAGAGGTAAACGTAATTGCGATGGACCTCGATAGTGAATCCATCAAGTATTTAAAGGGAAATTATCCAAATGAAAATCTGGAAATTCTCGAAGCCGACTTCTTAAAATATGATTTATCGCAAATTTTTGGAAAGGAGCAATTCGCCATAACTGGAAATTTCCCCTATAATATCTCCACACAGATTGTCTTTAAAATGTTGGAAAATAAAGAAAGGATACCTGAGTTTACGGGAATGTTCCAAAAGGAGGTGGCGCAACGTATTTGTGAAAAAGAAGGAAGTAAAGCCTATGGTATTCTTTCACTTTTGACCCAAGCGTTCTATGAAGCAGAATACCTTTTTACCGTTCCACCCGCGGTATTTAATCCGCCACCAAAAGTGGATAGTGGGGTGATCCGGTTAAAAAGAAAAGCAGATTATTCCATTCCTTGTGATGAAAAGTTTTTCTTTCGTGTAGTTAAGACCGCCTTTCAGCAAAGGCGTAAAACGTTAAGAAATAGTTTAAAATCCTTTGGGCTATCCAATAGCATAAAAGAAGACATTATCTTTGGCAAACGCCCTGAACAACTCTCGGTTTCCGAATTTATCGCGCTCACTCAAAAACTAGAAAATGATACGATTTCAACTGACCAATGA
- a CDS encoding deoxycytidylate deaminase — MEYNKQHKYDLAYLRMAEEWGKLSYCKRKKVGAIIVKDKMIISDGYNGTPTGFENVCEDEDGGTKWYVLHAEANAILKVASSTQSCQGATLYITMSPCKDCSKLVHQAGITRLVYKNEYKDDSGLDFLRKAGVAIEHIPDLG, encoded by the coding sequence ATGGAATACAACAAACAACACAAGTATGATCTGGCCTATTTGAGAATGGCCGAAGAGTGGGGCAAGCTTTCCTACTGCAAACGCAAAAAGGTTGGTGCAATTATTGTAAAGGACAAAATGATAATCAGCGACGGTTATAATGGAACTCCTACGGGTTTTGAAAACGTATGCGAGGATGAGGATGGCGGAACTAAATGGTATGTTCTTCACGCAGAAGCAAATGCGATTTTAAAAGTTGCATCTTCGACCCAATCCTGTCAGGGAGCAACGCTTTACATAACCATGTCGCCGTGCAAAGATTGCAGCAAGTTGGTGCATCAGGCTGGAATTACCCGCTTGGTATATAAAAATGAATATAAAGATGATTCCGGACTGGATTTTTTAAGGAAGGCCGGTGTTGCCATAGAGCACATACCCGATTTGGGTTAA